GTGAATATTGCCACGAACAGCGTTCATAAAGGGCTCGTCGGGCACCGGTGGTGCCATGGCACAGCGCCAAAATCTTTTCAAAATTGGCAGTGGTAAGAGTGTCAGCCGAAGGCAGTCCATCAATAGTGGCGTCGCCTGGTCAATGCATTTCGATTGACAATTCAGCCATCTTATAATGGCCACAAGCACCTCCATTTCCGAATTGACACCCAATGAGTCCTGCTGCAGCATGGTAATCACATCCTCGAGAGGCATTCGCTGAAAATCATCACCACCCAGCACGGCCAGAAAAGCAGCACCGATCCTTTGCAGCATCAGTTTGCGCAGCTCCTCGAGTTGCGGATATTTCAAAGCCCTCAAGTAAACCTGAAAGGCGGTCTCCTCGCGAAAGCGATCGGTGCACAGTTGTTCATAGCACAATGCTTTCAGTGCCGGCATCTCCAGCTGGACGGCTGTGTGCAGGAGCGTCATTAGTTTATCTGGTTGCATGAATGGATCCAGTGGCTCCTGCAGTCTCATCCAAGTGTAGGCAGCTCGAAAGCCCACGGCAATAAGGTCGGTGCCCTCGCGAAAGCAATTCACCTAAGGTACAGAGTACAGTGCTAAGTTATCGACATATACAAATCGCGCAATTAACAATATCATCGATAAACGATATCGATGAAATGTGTTCTCTTATTTACCGGACAAATGTTGCGATCAAAATAGTTGCTatgaaattgcaaaagtgACGAAGTACACCAAAATGTTGATGTGCCAATGCACACACGCGTCACGGCACCCAGACTTCTAAACACCGACGCATGGAAGTCCATCGCATCGTTGCACGGATGGATGGCCTCACCGTGGCGTCGATGGATCTCATTGCTCCATGGCACCACGCTATTGAAGGCCAGTTCGCTGGTGAATGCGGGACGAGCGAAGCCTTTCAGTTTATTTGTGCCATCGATGTGCCCCATATTTTCTTTAgcggcaatcgaaaaaaaaataaaaacacaaaataaaagaagtaAATTATTAACGCGTAGAACGcacaaaatttcatttccaatTATTTTCTTAAGAGTGCGCACAATTAATATCCGGTTTTGAAAAGCACACGCCGCGAGGCATTGCGGAATTCGATTATGCACGCCATTTCACTTACCGTTTCACAAACGAGTgcagtaaaatatatatatatacaaaacttGTAAGAATTCTACACAATTTTAAAAGTAGTGTTCTTCTCAGTCTGGTTGTGCAAACTGACTGAAACAATGTCCGATCACCAAAAACCGACTGTCATCCAAAAACTGACATTAAAAGCATGGCATGCCTGGGTTTGGCTAACAATGTTcggatttaattatttataaacaaaaaataaataaaataaatactaaaTCGGGTATAGAGATTGTTTAGTACGCGATCCTTGCAACAAATATGCAAAATCGCTGATGTGGACATTTCATTCTCCTCATTCTCCAAATCGATTTAACGTCGCAGGATTAGCAGGGTTGCCGCAGGGCTAGCTAAATTTTTCGACTAATCATCACTGTGCGTGATGGGATTCGGTGATTGATTTTGGCCATTCCATGCCCGCCCGAAAGCCAATCACTCCTGCTGAGCATATTTCTCGGCCAGCTAATGGAATTTTAACACAAATTAGTTGTATTACTTAGATGCCAGCTATTTGGTAATTTGGTAATTTGGTAATGCCAAGTGCCAAGTGCCAAGTGCCAGGAACAGGAAGAAGGAAGCCGGGAGTTGCCCTGCGGCATTTTTGGTAATTACGAGCGAAGCCTCGAGAACCGACCGCAAAAGCAATTTTCTTGCCAGGCCAGGACATTTACCGCCCACTTTTGCCAAAAGGATGTTTGCCTAACCTGATCTCGCCGCGACGTCGGCCACCTTTCCACCTTACCCATTTTGTTCGCATTCAATACTTTTCTTGCTGggcaataaaatcaaatcaacaGGGCAACAAGTGCTGCTTTTCAGCTCCGGCCAGGGTTGTCATCTCGCCgcaaaatgaaatcatttaacCCGAGGGCCACCGCAATACGAACCGGATAACGAAAACGGAGCGGGTAAAAAGCGAAATAATATTGAACATGATTTATGCCATTTCACTTTGAGCtcaagaaaaatatttggcgagtgggaaaagcgaaaaacgcCGTGGGCACACGGAAAAATCGGGCTTGTGGGGCggacataaaaaaaatatatatataaataaaaaaaaaaatatctgaaGCACAGGAAATATTAAGGACGACGGCAAGAAATGCGATATGGTATGCTGTTAAtgggaaaaaataattattttttggcaaaagcTCATTGTACGAGTTCGATGAAATATTCTTGAAAATAGTGcgcaaagtaaaatatttaaggCCTGCGCCACGTGCCCAAAggacaattgaaaaattatgctaattttccggctttgtgtgtgtgtgtgtgtgtgtgtgtgctgttgttctattattttctttgctcGTGGGAGAGCGGATTGCATAACCAGTTTCAGGAGTCTAATGGAACTGCTGGAGCCAAAGGAAGCAATATGGAAAAATCTAACAAACCCAAAGGGTTTTCGTTGCATTCCGGCACGTTGGCAATTtatttgctgctgttgcctcCAGCTCCTCTAACCCCCTTTTAACCCCAATGCCCCACCCCCCCACCCCCTCATCCgccagtgggcgtggtccaactatttaaaaaacacacacaatagGAGGATTTCGAGGATTTCGAGAATGGGGCACACTGGTCACGGGGCAGGAGTTTCTTTCGTGATTAATGCCCGTCGTGGGCTTCTGTGCCTTCGTGTGCAAATTTCGTGTAATCTACTTTAAAGCCCGGGCATTGCATAATTTTAGGCAGGAGACCTGTACCTGCCTGGCACTTTGGCCCCAGCCACACCGATATTCCAGCCAACAGATTAGCTGGCCgaaaaggagcagcagcaggacgagCACCAGGAGAAGGAGacggagaaggaggaggaggagttaAGGCAGCGGGATTGAGTCAAGCTCTGCTCCTTGGCCCGGTGGGTCAAAGTGGGTTAAAGGCGGCAGCACAGCAGCTATATGGAATGATATTGAAATCATTTTTGACAGCAACATTTGTCTTGGTCCATCCAGCCGGATCAAGTTGTTCGCCGCTTGAGGTTGTCCAAGGTTAAGTTTCAATCGAGCTGCTTCGAAGTTATGTTATGGAAAGATAACATTTTCGAATTAATTcgtataaattaaatttaaattcgttGGCATTCGTTATGCtatagtacatatatatgtacttaagCACCCATTTTGATGGATTTTAGTTGAGCAGACAGAAGTAGCTGCACAAAATGGCGCTTAAGCTGAAACTTTATTTTGGACTTAAAGCTGTACGAGTATGGTACCTAAAATTGAATCATGACCAGTTTGAGTGCTTCGTCGATGGGATGGATTGAAAATGCGAAATCGTTTGGCCATACCATCGCCTGGGCATGGGCATAAAATTGTCAGGCAGCCACATAAACATTGGCAATATGGTGAACTGCGGTTATGCAATGGATgggggtgggtggttgggtggtcaATGTCTGTGCCTGCGCCTGATGTCCTTGTCGTGTCGTGTTCCGCGGTTTCCCTTTTAGTGGTCGTAAACAATTTTTACTGCCCAAACATTTGGCCGTCgtttgcttatttttatttatactctTATATTTACtgtgtttatatatttaaaacaaaatagcGTACACAATTTGAGGCGAATCCAAAGGCACTCAACTTTAACAgccacttaaaaaaaaaaaaacaaagaaaaactaTGCATTCGTTcaaaaattattgaaatttaaaagatATATCAAAagtatctaaaaaaaaagagagtgaaatttattatttgttcaAGATCGTTTTGAGTATGCAAGTGGGTGTCACACTTTTTTCCAGTGTAATTGGCAGCGAAAAATGTGGGAAATGAGGGCGGCAACGAAACGCCTGTCGCTGACGCTAAGTAGTTGGCTCAGACGGCAACTTTGGGCTTGGATTCGCATTCGAATTTGTATATTCGGACTTTCAGTTAGCTCCTTGTTGATTTCACTTTTCccttccatttttttttcttttcgtgtAAAAGTTTCTCGCATTTATTTGCGTAAATGGCAGGCCGGCAAATCTTAGCTGCATACTTTTTCGCGCagcttttccatttccgcCTTTCAATTTTCCGCGGCCTTTAAACAGCGTTAATTTATGCATGTCACTGGCAGCAAAGTAGCAAGGCATAGATATGGTTAGGCATAATGCACATAGGAACTCTTCGAACGATAAAGAAAagcatattttccatttccattttgggGCAAGGAATAAGTGGATTTGCAGCAATTTGCGGTAAGAGCTTGCCGATATTCCTATGTAAAGTCATTGGAAAATATTGTTGTATTTAGTATAATACATAGATTGCattcaactttttaattacGAATTTACCCATGGCTATAAAAATCacgtactttttttttctgatgAAGGGAATGCTCGGTAGTCGCTATTAAGCGATTTAaccaccccctccccccgcCGCCACCAAGTCATTTCCCATTCAAATTGACATTGAGCATATTGTAGGCCACCCAGTCAGCCAACGGGCTCCTCCTTGAGTTCCATCAGACATCCACTGGGATGGGCCAGGACAATACAATATCCGGGAAGTGTCAGCGCCTCCTGTCGCCTGTCGCCATTCACATTCCCTTTTATTGCTGTGCACAACATTTACtggcgaaatggaaaatgggaaatgtaAATGAACGAAATGAGCTGCATAGCAACAGACaaagataaacaaaaatagaATTGTCCAATTGCAGGCaagacggacggacggacggacggacagacagtGCTAAGAAGTTGCCGTcgccatttcccatttccatttccctcatcgtttgaaaatttattttcgatttCTATTCCCCCCACCCAACTACAAGCAGCGagttttcccacttttcctcCTCATCATTGGCCTATCAATGTGCGCTGTGTTGACAGTGGCAATTGCTTGAATAAATAAGGGAGCCAGAGTGCCAGAGCGAAACCTTCTGGGCAAAGTCAACATACGTTGTGGGGCGCACCAttcaccgcccaccgcccatcgcccaccgcccactgcaCCACCCACTATCCTATACACCCATGTTGAGTAAAATTATGACCCTTTCTACCCGCTTTTCCGCTCCAAAGTCAATGCAATGCTAGTGGATACAGTAGTTATTGCACTATGTATTCCATTTGGTGAGTACCAAATATGGAGACAACTTGACTCgaatttctcgcagtgcacgtGTGTGGCAGCAATGTTGCCGAATGCATTTCTCAtattttgaaatgaaatttcatgCAGCGACTAAGAGAAATGAGCTTCTGTCTGACAGAGAGCCAAACAAATGACCGAATGAGTGAGACAAAGCAGGGCAAACAGagtgagcgagagagagagagaaatagAGGGAGATGGACTGAGTGCAAAAAGTATTAGTAACTAAAGCTAAATAACCGAGAATTATATTTGCATGCCAGGTTGAAATTCATAAAATCCCCTACAGGCTGCAGTGCAACTTTACCTAATTACCCATCTGGCAAGTAAGCTGCGTTTTGTACTtgattgaaatgaaaatctgCTATCTTAAAGATAGCAATCTGATGGATTCCCAGGCCGTGGCAGCTTGGATGACCAACAAAAACTGGCGAATGCCtagtgattttcttttttttttttgctctgtaAGCCGCTTACCGAATCGTCAGTGTTTAATGCACATTCCGTGCATTTTGGAATTGCGATACATTCCGTTCCGGGATTCGCCCCATCCATTCGTGTGCAACATTCAAAGGATGCGTCGATTATGCGGCTTGCAACCGCCTCTCTTATTTATTATGCCCATGTTGACGGTAGCCATGTTGCAAGTAGCTAACACAAAAAATGATGCTGTGGAAAGCGAATGTAgcaaaaaaatgtgtatatatgtacatatagttGTAGGGGTGCGAAGGTTGGGGAGATTGGGGCAATGAAAATGCCAATGGAAACagtgaaaatgcgaaaatgccGTTGAGGACAATGGACAATGCGCCGATCCGTGATAGATGGCCGAAATCCCAccatgaattttaattgtggCATCCATTTTGGGTCATTTTCCTTGCTTTTCATGTGCGAAATAAATTCGGGATTTTCGCAAATTGAGTTAAGTGGTTAGTTTTAATCAAATGTTTCaattcaatatatttatattcatatatctCTAAGAATCCTGAAATCACACACATTTCAAATGTaagtatatataatttctttatcTACTAATCGGCTCATCGTGCCGTACATTTCGCATGCACATGCAATAAATATGCGAATTACTTGGGGAAATCGGCGGAAAGAAGGGGTGGTGATGGGGAGGGGGGGTGGGTGGTGGTCTTTCCGGTGGGTGGACAGGTGAATTGCGTCACGCGACAtatgcaattattttatttatgctcAGGCGCCGTTCGCcaggcacacgcacacatgcataATTCAGAGCTTACATGCACGTACACCTGCCAATATTTGATTTAAGCACacaggtgtgtgtgtgcgtgtgtgtgtgtgtgtgcacctCAGTCGATGATAAAATCCTTTGGTCCTTTGAACGATCACGGTGAAAAGTTGATGGTTTTTCAAGTCAAATTCACATATTGAGATACCGCTGGGCAGTTGAGAGTTTaatgattttattaaaaaataatgaaagtATTTAATGTTATTTTCAAAGCCGGAAACATTGTGATGTAGTTTGTAAAATTTGCAAGCAATCACATACCAAACTGCACGTGATTATGTAACATCACTGTGACTCACGCATGGTTTGCATTATGTTTGAATTATGCATTTCTATTTGAACTACTTTGGCGACGTTTTTCCATTTAactatattttcatttctatttttcTCTTATACCAATTTGCTACGTTTTTCGCAGCGCGATTACTTTGCCCTAGCAGATTGGTACGggtatttatttaatggcTCATACTTTTTGCCACAGCATGCTTGAAGGGTGGTGAGAAAGGTGAAAGGGGTATCGCCGTTTTCCGTGGGGTTTTCCAGCAGCAGGGGGTGTGGACCTAAGGGGAGGCAGCGTTGGCAGCTTGGCTTTAATCCACGGCTCGATTCCTGGCCAATAACTCACAGGTGCACATGGCACGgaccaaatgaaatgaaataatgaaaacaatttcaacGCTCGTCCATTGAACTGCAATCGAGCTTCGGAcgaaaaagcaaagcaaagcaaagcatgagcacagcaaaagcaatagcaatagcaatagcaaagCAAAGAATAAACAAAACTCTCTGGCCAAAGACCTATTAGTTATGCTACATGGGTTTTATGGGTCTTAAGACTTAGCCACCGCCGGACAATCCGGACACGAACTGAGCAGAAATAACAGAAAACCCAGAAATACCAACATTGGCCGTTGGGTAAAATGAAAAGCAAGAAAACTCCGGAGTCAGGAAAACGGACGAAGGCCCTGCTTTTGTGATGCCAATCTAACTGGTTTATGGCCGAGAAAATCtagtaattaaaaaaaaaaaaaaatgaaaactattCAAAATGCAGTTACTTACagatttatagatttttatttatgcaagTTTTTATGctagttattttttattataattatggTGTCCGTAGTGTCCGTTTTGTCCGTTGTGTCCGCAGTGTCCGCTGTGTCCGTTGTGTCCGTTGTCTCCGTGTGTTAAGGTGCGATCGTCACTAGTTTTTACCTCGCTCCgagctgtttttgtttgatcTATATTTCGGCAGCACTGACGTGGCCGGAAAACGAATTGGATACGCTTGCGTTGGGTCGTGTGCCGCCTGATCCCTTCGATTAAAATCATACTCGGACCCCTTCATTACATCGAGGGTTTATGGCAATCCGTGATTGCACATAAACTTACCTTTTGATGATGTCCAGCCGAGACaaactttaatttgtttctattctatttatgTGGCAACGCCAAATTTGGCTCATTTTTCAACAAAAGCTAAAGCGCAGTTTATTGTGTGGGGGGGTAGAGGAAATCCTTTGTATGCTCATTTCTGGCCGATTTCCTTGGGGGCGTGCATCTGGTCTCTTTCCGCTTTGCTGCTCGCTTTCTGGCAATCAAAATAtcaatgcaaattaaaagaaatcgCTGGCATCTTCATCCCACAGCCCTTTGCTGTTCAGCCTTCTAGCTGGCTTCCATTTCCGCAAAATGTCACGTACAGCGAGCGGAGCAACATGTCCAAAGatgcaacaaacaaaatgtttcGCCTTTAAAGCGCCGCGATATTCCTGCTGCACCATTCGCCGAATATCAAAGGACACAGCAGGCCATCGGGATGGCGCCGGAAGCTCTGGCATATTCTGGCAAAAAAGGACGAGTTCGTCCGCACAGAAGTCGATGAAGACTCAAGgctgtgtatatatatatatatacctccGTTGCATGTTTGCCAGCGAGGTTGGATCGCAGAGTTCCGAAAGCTGACTCTGTAATCACACTGCCTTGTCCTTCTCCTCCTTGACTCTTGTTAAGCTTCCactttcttattttatttttatttcgatagTAGAGGGCCGTCGCAACTTTGTACTGTCAAATGTCATCCGCCCGCCGCCAttcggccacgcccactgctcGATGGTAGCTAGGCGGACGTGACGTCATCGCGAGTGATGAGCAAAGAAGGCGAAATATAAAATcactgaagaaaaaaaaagaaacagagtAACACATTGCTTTCCATTTCCAACACACTTGAACATGCTTCCGCACTTAGGCGAATGCgtaagggggggggggtggtgttTAGCGGTGTGGCATGGTGGTAGCAAGGTGGTGCAAGCCCACCCCACCCACGCTCTAAATCAAGTGTGCACTTCACACGCCTCCTAAGGCTCATATTACTCACTTAGTTTGCGTTTTTCTCCTAATGAAGACGGCGAGATGCAAAGTGGGAGGTCTGGTGACCCCGACGAGAAAATGGTGACCCAGCGAGGTTGAAAGAATTGATAATCGATGTTTAGTGGCTAGTTAGTTAACCACTTGAGCTCTGCTCTCATGTGTTTCGATCAACTTCAGATTAAAGGACAATTTGGAAAGTTCTAATAGAGCTCCAAGTAAATCAACATCAAACCATAATCGAATTATTTGCTTTCTGCCGCAGCCAGGGACGCATTGTCCTTCGCAGTGCCGGGGATAATGGCCCAAAATCCGGAGTTGTGTGGCCCCAAAGGTGAACGCAGCGCAATGCGCGGCCTGCCagctgaaaatttaattacatcACAATGGCGGTGCGGGTGGAAATTTTCGAGAAAGTCCGAGCCAAGACAGCGCCACATTTTTCACATTAACGAAATGCTTTTAATTGTGCACTTAACGCTCGTAAAATGTGATTTAATAGTTTCGGCGAATGCCAAAGGCCAGGACTCGGAAAAGAGGACTTTccttttctcttttctttctttcattACGTCGTGTTGGTGGCCAAAAAGGGGGTGTGAATGTCCTTGGTGCGCGCCTCGTCGGATGCGGAAGCGGAAGTGGAAATGAAAGTTGCCTGCCTCATAAGTTGGCGTAGTTCCTACTTAACCGCAACACGAGCAAACACTTGCAAGCACTGGCAGAAAAGTATATATACTAAATAGCATTTACACCACTTGATGCTCCATCAAATGGCAGACTGACCAAGATTTCTCCCTGTGCAATCGGACCCATACAATTACAGGCGACTGACAGCCCAATTTGGAACGGCATGTATATAGGTGCGAGCTTATCGGAGACTCCATCTCGGCCCAACTTTGGGGAATTCTCCAGGCTGCCGGccggcaaacaaacaatagAGGCCAACAGTTTGGGCTTCACAACGATGAGGAGGCGGAGTGCTGAAATCAATACGAAGTGGGTCACCAAATGGCTCCCAGTACGGTCACTTAACCCGGAAGCGGAGCGCAGAGTTCCACGATGCCCAACAAACTGGCGGCATGTCGAACTTGGAGCAGGTTGCAAGTGGAAGCTGTCTGTTTTGTGATGGAAACACTTCGATTGGAAAGCATTACGGTTTTATTTCTAGCAATTTTCGGAAATTATCCAAACAATTTTGTgccctattttttttttttttttttttttgcaaagcCCACACCATGGTAGAGCGACACGATTTTTGATTCTAATAGATTCACTATTAACTCCTTAGCATTGCTTTCGCTGTGTGGCGTCTCCCTTTCTTGCCGCCGCTCGGCTGCGTCTCGTCCCAGTAGCCGCAGGCCAGCGTGAACAGCCCGTCCTCAATGGCCAGGAAACCGTGCATCCAGCCGGCGGTCAGCGTGTTATCCACCGCCAGTCGCACCTCGTCAACAGTCTTGGCCTCCATTTCGGCCACATACGAAGCCACCTCGTCCAGGTTGAGTGGACGATGGAATACGTTGAAGGCCTCCAAAATGTGGTCAGCGTACAGGTAACGCGCCATTGCCACAACAAAATTCCAAGGGAAATGCTTGGTGAAAATAGAATTTAAGAGAGTAAATCTGTCGTATCTGTTTGGTTGGAGTTAATTGAACAAGGTCTCTAGACGGAATGAAACTGAATTTGGAAATTTCATACGAAACATATGAAACTTCGGTTTATATCCTGAAATTTTCCAGCACTTTAAGAATCGTCCATATTCCATTGAAACAACTTTCAGTTGACTGTTAGCTGTTTTCCATTTTGGCTTCAACTTGGGGGGTAGAAACCCAGTccatggcaaaaaaaaaaataaagaagatGGAGACTGGCGATTATATcgtttacatttacatttacacCAAATGCAGGAAAATTGGAGCGCCAggcattttcccattttccagaGTCTTTTGGCCCATTTAGTTGTTGGTCGTTTAGCATTCGCATTCACTTCTAGATTTGTCATTTATgataagcagcagcagtgccTTGCCCAGCAAAAGGCACGATCCAGTCATTGTTTAGCGTTCCTTTAAGCCAGTAACTACTGTACAGCCGCATGTATACGGGTATATAGTTATTTATTCGCAAATCACGCTCAGTTCAAATGCATTTGGTGcacatgcaaattgaaatgcagcagagaagcataaaaaaaatctgaaaatctGAACAGAGATGCATATCATTTGGAGGACTAAACAAATAGCAATATACAATTAAACTAAGCATAAAATTTCTCTattgtcctgctgctgctcgagtATAAAATTGGTCCAAAAATCGATGAAAAGCCCCCCCTACGGAAATAATTTGACTTTGACTAATGAAAGTGCGAAATGCTgcatggcaaataaaataattgctttGGGACATCATTGCATTAAGTACACAGGCTcgagatacatatgtacatatgtacataccatacatacatatgtacgtggAAATCGCAAAGGAAAGTGCtttaaaatccatttattCGCCCGGCGGCTATCTAACGTTTGAACTT
The DNA window shown above is from Drosophila melanogaster chromosome X and carries:
- the CG15579 gene encoding uncharacterized protein, isoform B, whose amino-acid sequence is MARYLYADHILEAFNVFHRPLNLDEVASYVAEMEAKTVDEVRLAVDNTLTAGWMHGFLAIEDGLFTLACGYWDETQPSGGKKGRRHTAKAMLRS
- the CG12692 gene encoding uncharacterized protein, isoform B — translated: MGHIDGTNKLKGFARPAFTSELAFNSVVPWSNEIHRRHGEAIHPCNDAMDFHASVFRSLGAVTRVCIGTSTFWCTSSLLQFHSNYFDRNICPVNCFREGTDLIAVGFRAAYTWMRLQEPLDPFMQPDKLMTLLHTAVQLEMPALKALCYEQLCTDRFREETAFQVYLRALKYPQLEELRKLMLQRIGAAFLAVLGGDDFQRMPLEDVITMLQQDSLGVNSEMEVLVAIIRWLNCQSKCIDQATPLLMDCLRLTLLPLPILKRFWRCAMAPPVPDEPFMNAVRGNIHIRERISCAITVVQMHHLHTSRREFLDFCRSKGLLVDMPREWIYDEQCHYHLPRPGGPYSHLICVHVISNYAIQRAQRLMESSKRWPRRVNTYMPPSDDLQTINELPEDKDEEAQVSVEPSAPEMSEGLPQPEEDDCFIARLFRGTLLRLNEVMAAQDRNIERRIDNLIRDGTLRPRFIPNAMSRFVLPTAMTCAAQEDLQEDLFLQTDFYSSNLDAIDAYFFLHVCRMRQLVQPKVVVPIEKSSEESVRPMESYVLETDQMIKVLGF